One Planktothrix sp. FACHB-1365 genomic window carries:
- a CDS encoding ferrochelatase, with protein sequence MVATPEKLETISSAPTSTEGENRVAVLLMGYGEVESYEDFANYNEQALNLLTAKFAPVPTWIYPPLAKLLAMFDLHEWSHQHGNFISPHNAIFEKQRAGIEQHLKEKWGDRIKVFKAFNFCAPFLPEQVLTEIKAEGFDKLLIYPLLVVDSIFTSGIAVEQVNKALEKLAEEDEHWVKGQRYIPSFYNEPAYIQLLEHLVEDKIQHELIQAYLPSQIGIVLMNHGCPHKAKGFTSGIDESQALYEQVRESLINRYPLISVGWLNHDTPLIEWTQPNAELAASNLIELGAKAVVFMPIGFATENHETLLDVEHIIEALRRKYSDVKYVQMECVNDHPEFLKMAANWANPQIEALFNEMALAVNPALANVHSHDDHHHHSHDHDHGHHHHHH encoded by the coding sequence GTGGTTGCGACTCCTGAAAAACTGGAAACCATTTCTTCAGCACCTACCTCAACAGAGGGTGAAAATCGAGTGGCGGTTTTACTCATGGGTTATGGTGAAGTCGAAAGTTATGAGGACTTTGCCAATTATAACGAACAAGCGTTAAATCTTTTAACCGCTAAATTTGCCCCCGTTCCCACTTGGATTTATCCGCCTCTGGCTAAACTTTTAGCCATGTTTGATCTCCATGAATGGAGTCATCAACATGGTAATTTTATTTCTCCCCATAATGCCATTTTTGAGAAACAACGGGCCGGAATTGAACAACATTTAAAAGAAAAATGGGGCGATCGCATTAAAGTCTTTAAAGCCTTTAACTTTTGCGCTCCGTTTCTTCCTGAACAGGTTTTAACCGAAATTAAAGCCGAAGGATTTGATAAACTGTTGATTTATCCGTTATTAGTTGTTGACTCTATTTTTACCAGTGGTATTGCGGTTGAACAGGTGAATAAAGCCTTAGAAAAGTTAGCAGAAGAAGATGAACATTGGGTGAAAGGTCAACGTTATATTCCTTCATTCTATAACGAACCTGCCTATATTCAACTGCTAGAACATTTAGTGGAAGATAAAATTCAGCATGAACTAATTCAAGCTTATCTTCCCTCTCAAATTGGCATTGTTTTAATGAATCATGGGTGTCCCCACAAAGCCAAAGGATTTACTTCGGGAATTGATGAAAGTCAAGCGTTGTATGAGCAGGTACGGGAAAGTTTAATTAACCGTTATCCGTTAATTTCTGTGGGTTGGTTAAACCATGATACTCCGTTAATTGAATGGACTCAACCCAACGCTGAATTAGCCGCGAGTAATCTAATTGAATTAGGAGCAAAAGCGGTGGTATTTATGCCCATTGGATTTGCCACAGAAAACCATGAAACCTTGTTAGATGTTGAACATATTATTGAGGCGTTGCGTCGCAAATATTCTGATGTTAAATATGTTCAAATGGAGTGTGTTAACGACCATCCAGAATTTCTAAAAATGGCAGCAAATTGGGCAAATCCCCAAATTGAAGCGCTGTTCAATGAAATGGCTTTAGCCGTTAATCCGGCTTTGGCGAATGTTCATAGCCATGATGATCACCATCATCATAGCCATGATCATGATCACGGTCATCATCATCACCACCATTAA
- a CDS encoding ATP-binding cassette domain-containing protein, with amino-acid sequence MSIIVAEQLSKVYPVAIKEPGFRGTINHFFKRTYRNVQAVQGVSFKIESGEVVGFLGANGAGKTTTLKMLTGLIYPSSGYVEVAHHTPFKRQSKFLQKITLVMGQKQQLIWDLPTLDSLKINAAVYGLSDAEYRQRVGELTEMLSLEGKLKQPVRKLSLGERMKAELMAALLHRPQVLFLDEPTLGLDVNAQVNVREFLAEYNRRYQATVLLTSHYMADITALCKRVILIHQGQLIYDGSLEGLLERFAPYREVKIELEHCSGDTLASCQQKLLTYGEIESMEGQVVRLLVERDTLTATVAKILAEFNVLDLTVSDPPIEDVIGRVFKAGIVN; translated from the coding sequence ATGTCAATTATTGTTGCTGAACAGCTAAGTAAAGTTTATCCCGTTGCGATTAAAGAACCTGGATTTCGAGGAACAATTAATCATTTTTTCAAACGAACCTATCGGAATGTCCAGGCGGTTCAGGGGGTGTCCTTTAAAATTGAATCCGGTGAAGTGGTTGGATTTCTAGGGGCAAATGGGGCAGGAAAAACCACCACATTAAAAATGCTAACCGGGTTAATTTATCCCTCTAGTGGATATGTTGAAGTGGCTCACCATACCCCCTTTAAACGTCAATCTAAATTTTTACAAAAAATCACCCTAGTCATGGGGCAAAAACAGCAATTAATTTGGGATTTACCCACCTTAGATTCTTTAAAAATTAATGCTGCTGTTTATGGTTTGTCTGATGCAGAATATCGGCAACGGGTAGGGGAATTAACGGAGATGTTATCCCTAGAAGGAAAGTTAAAACAACCCGTGCGAAAATTGTCTTTAGGGGAACGAATGAAAGCCGAATTAATGGCAGCTTTATTACATCGTCCTCAAGTTTTATTTTTAGATGAACCGACGTTAGGATTAGATGTCAATGCTCAAGTGAATGTGCGGGAGTTTTTAGCTGAATATAATCGCCGTTATCAAGCAACGGTGTTGTTAACCAGTCATTATATGGCTGATATTACTGCACTGTGTAAACGAGTGATTTTAATTCATCAAGGACAGCTTATTTATGATGGTAGTTTAGAAGGTTTATTAGAACGATTTGCCCCCTATCGAGAAGTTAAAATAGAATTAGAGCATTGTTCAGGAGATACCTTAGCAAGCTGTCAGCAGAAATTATTAACCTATGGAGAAATAGAATCGATGGAAGGTCAAGTGGTACGATTATTAGTAGAACGGGATACTTTAACAGCTACGGTTGCTAAAATATTAGCTGAATTCAATGTCCTCGATTTAACCGTAAGTGATCCTCCAATTGAAGATGTTATTGGTCGAGTTTTTAAGGCTGGAATTGTTAATTAA
- a CDS encoding DUF3318 domain-containing protein: protein MTSYATSTARAEMSELRRLKGLLPPELQSWVTVEKTVEVNPPLVRCEEIGKDQVEIQIDLVRWEQLAMDQRNLLFWHEVARIQNDTIPRDGWEMAALAIGLGGAVGELWVQDGLLLLLALALCGVSGYRLYQKNNGERTLQESLDADEKAISLATRFGYTLPNAYKSLGSALKTLVDQTPKKRQKARYEARLQALKRSATKAKARVKGGSDTSSSSENVFN from the coding sequence ATGACATCCTATGCAACCTCCACTGCCAGAGCCGAAATGAGCGAACTCCGGCGATTAAAAGGCTTACTTCCCCCTGAGTTGCAGAGTTGGGTGACGGTCGAGAAAACCGTCGAAGTTAACCCACCCCTCGTCCGTTGCGAAGAAATTGGCAAGGATCAAGTTGAAATTCAAATTGACTTGGTTCGTTGGGAACAGTTGGCAATGGATCAGCGCAATTTGCTATTTTGGCATGAAGTAGCCCGGATTCAAAATGATACGATTCCCAGAGATGGTTGGGAAATGGCAGCCTTAGCCATTGGTTTAGGGGGCGCCGTTGGAGAACTGTGGGTACAGGACGGACTGCTATTATTATTAGCCTTGGCATTATGTGGCGTTTCCGGCTATCGTCTTTATCAGAAAAATAACGGAGAACGCACGTTACAGGAATCATTAGATGCGGATGAAAAAGCTATTTCTCTAGCTACTCGTTTCGGTTATACCTTACCCAATGCTTATAAAAGTTTAGGAAGTGCGTTAAAAACTTTAGTCGATCAAACTCCGAAAAAACGTCAAAAAGCGCGTTATGAAGCTCGACTGCAAGCCCTCAAACGCAGTGCAACTAAAGCTAAAGCTAGAGTGAAAGGAGGAAGCGATACTTCTTCTAGTTCAGAAAATGTATTTAATTAA
- a CDS encoding CoA-acylating methylmalonate-semialdehyde dehydrogenase, translating into MTTSPILSNYINGQWCSSEAIETLNVINPATLEILAKVPLSPATELNHAAEIAQQSFASWRRTPVTERIRYLFKLRELLEQNQQDLAQTITLECGKTFAESLGELQRAIENVEVACGVPTLIQGYNSEDIARGIDEIMIRQPLGVVAIIAPFNFPGMIPFWFFPYAIACGNTCIIKPSEKVPLTMQKVFALIDQLGLPPGVINLVNGAKETVDAILDHPHIKAISFVGSTPVAKYVYSRAAANGKRAQCQGGAKNPVIILPDADLEMTTKIIADSAFGCAGQRCLATSIAITVGQAKQSFTDAIASVAETRIVGYGLDNNVQMGTVISAQSKTRIEGLIQQGKDEGAKILIDGRNPKISGYEQGYFVRPTILQDINPQGELARTEIFGPVLSLIHLNTIEEAIAFINQSEYGNMACLFTRSGAAARKFRYEAQAGNIGINIGVAAPMAFFPFSGWKDSFFGDLHGQGQHAVEFFTQTKVVVERWLSDWSRQF; encoded by the coding sequence ATGACAACTTCCCCAATTCTAAGCAACTATATTAATGGTCAATGGTGTTCTTCTGAAGCCATAGAAACCCTAAATGTGATTAATCCAGCAACCTTAGAAATATTAGCAAAAGTTCCTCTATCTCCGGCAACAGAACTTAATCATGCGGCAGAAATTGCTCAACAATCCTTTGCATCCTGGCGAAGAACCCCCGTTACAGAACGCATTCGTTATTTATTTAAACTCCGAGAATTATTAGAGCAAAATCAACAGGATTTAGCTCAAACTATTACCCTAGAATGTGGAAAAACCTTCGCTGAATCTCTGGGTGAATTACAACGAGCAATTGAAAATGTTGAAGTGGCTTGTGGCGTTCCTACCTTAATTCAAGGCTACAATTCTGAAGATATTGCTAGGGGAATTGATGAAATTATGATTCGTCAACCTCTGGGAGTTGTAGCAATAATTGCTCCGTTTAATTTTCCGGGGATGATTCCCTTTTGGTTTTTTCCTTATGCGATCGCCTGTGGCAATACTTGTATTATTAAACCCTCCGAAAAAGTGCCCTTAACGATGCAAAAAGTATTTGCTTTAATAGATCAATTAGGATTACCCCCAGGGGTGATAAATTTAGTCAATGGAGCGAAAGAAACCGTTGATGCTATTTTAGATCATCCTCATATTAAAGCCATTAGTTTTGTCGGTTCTACTCCCGTTGCTAAATATGTTTATAGTCGCGCAGCAGCGAATGGAAAACGAGCACAATGTCAAGGCGGCGCTAAAAATCCGGTGATTATTTTACCGGATGCTGATTTAGAAATGACCACAAAAATTATCGCCGATAGTGCTTTTGGTTGCGCCGGACAACGATGTTTAGCTACCTCCATTGCTATTACCGTTGGTCAAGCAAAACAGAGTTTTACAGATGCGATCGCCTCCGTTGCTGAAACTCGAATTGTTGGCTATGGATTAGATAACAATGTACAAATGGGAACGGTTATTTCTGCTCAAAGTAAAACTCGAATTGAAGGATTAATTCAACAGGGAAAAGATGAAGGTGCTAAAATTTTAATTGATGGCAGAAATCCTAAAATTTCCGGTTATGAACAAGGTTATTTTGTGCGTCCAACAATCTTACAAGATATTAATCCCCAGGGAGAACTTGCCCGTACAGAAATTTTCGGCCCCGTATTAAGTTTAATTCATCTGAATACCATTGAAGAAGCGATCGCTTTTATTAATCAAAGCGAGTATGGAAATATGGCTTGTTTATTTACCCGTAGTGGGGCGGCGGCGCGGAAGTTTCGCTATGAAGCTCAAGCGGGAAATATTGGGATTAATATTGGAGTTGCTGCACCGATGGCATTCTTTCCTTTTAGTGGTTGGAAAGATAGCTTTTTTGGAGATTTACACGGTCAAGGACAACACGCCGTTGAATTTTTTACCCAAACCAAAGTTGTTGTTGAACGATGGTTATCCGACTGGTCACGACAATTTTAA
- a CDS encoding 1-acyl-sn-glycerol-3-phosphate acyltransferase, with protein MLESLSNSKVSPWLTPIAYLLCSGLVVPFYFKTIEIEGQDYLPRTGAVILAPTHRSRWDAILLAYSAGRWVTGRDLRYMVLLEQTQGFQGWFIQRLGGFPVNRDHPGTSSIRYSIELLKQEQILVLFPEGHIFLEGDIHPIQPGVARIALQTLSQKPDLDLKIVPISIRYDRPAPISKGSSVKIKIGEPIQVNNYTEQSPKLATKSLTSDLEIALKTLYL; from the coding sequence ATGTTGGAAAGTCTTTCTAACTCTAAAGTTTCTCCTTGGTTAACACCCATTGCTTATCTTTTATGCAGTGGTTTGGTTGTACCCTTCTATTTTAAAACGATTGAAATTGAGGGTCAAGACTATTTACCCCGAACAGGTGCAGTGATTTTAGCCCCCACTCATCGGTCTCGATGGGATGCCATTTTATTAGCCTATTCAGCCGGACGTTGGGTAACGGGACGAGACTTAAGATATATGGTTTTATTAGAGCAAACTCAGGGGTTTCAAGGGTGGTTTATTCAACGGTTGGGGGGGTTTCCCGTTAACCGAGATCACCCTGGAACCTCCAGTATTCGCTATAGTATTGAACTGTTAAAACAAGAACAAATTTTAGTTTTATTTCCCGAAGGACATATTTTTTTAGAGGGGGATATTCATCCTATTCAACCTGGAGTCGCCCGAATTGCATTACAAACGTTATCCCAAAAACCGGATTTAGATTTAAAAATTGTTCCGATTAGTATTCGTTATGATAGACCTGCACCGATTTCTAAAGGGTCTTCTGTTAAAATAAAAATTGGAGAACCAATTCAGGTTAATAATTATACAGAACAATCTCCTAAACTGGCGACAAAATCTTTAACCTCAGACTTAGAAATAGCCCTTAAAACATTATATTTGTGA
- a CDS encoding sulfite oxidase-like oxidoreductase, translating to MLGQFFHKPTSDESARVPPGQHLSKGFPVLTYGETPEISLEDWQLKVWGLATPKTFTWSDLMAMPKSNFTADFHCVTHWSKLEVKWTGIKVTDFMKFVEVNPQAIHVMEHCYGGYTTNVSMEDFLREDNFFAYEVFDEPLPPDHGGPLRLVVPHLYAWKSGKWINGLEFLDHEELGFWEQNGYHKRGEPWAEERYSD from the coding sequence ATGTTAGGCCAATTTTTCCATAAACCTACTTCTGATGAGAGTGCTCGCGTTCCACCGGGACAACATTTAAGTAAAGGTTTTCCCGTCTTAACCTATGGGGAAACTCCTGAAATTTCTCTTGAAGATTGGCAGTTAAAAGTTTGGGGTTTAGCCACACCCAAAACCTTTACTTGGTCTGATTTAATGGCAATGCCTAAAAGTAATTTTACCGCCGATTTTCACTGTGTAACGCACTGGTCAAAATTAGAGGTGAAATGGACAGGAATTAAAGTTACTGACTTCATGAAATTTGTTGAAGTTAACCCCCAAGCCATTCATGTTATGGAACACTGTTATGGAGGTTATACCACTAATGTTTCAATGGAGGATTTCTTACGAGAAGACAACTTTTTTGCCTATGAGGTTTTTGATGAACCCTTACCCCCTGATCATGGTGGCCCCCTGCGGTTAGTGGTTCCCCATTTATATGCTTGGAAAAGTGGAAAATGGATTAATGGGTTAGAATTTCTTGACCATGAGGAATTGGGATTTTGGGAACAAAATGGTTATCATAAAAGGGGGGAACCTTGGGCAGAAGAACGCTATAGTGATTAA
- a CDS encoding NB-ARC domain-containing protein, whose protein sequence is MDLKEVLKVADKIVFAKTGQHLDDLEEAVLRGTLERETYKQIAKDFDCSESNVRNTGSKLWQIFSEELGEDISKSNFRAAMERLQNANFFNFGQTVNHSFNICGESRHPPDIPNSYQQNENSYNTKQSKNQCYDLSEMPDLGAFYGRTPELETLTNWILQQRCRLIAITGISGIGKTALTVQLVQQIKHEFEFVIWCNLDSSPTLADFQTNLIEFFSQSEELDLSAPHPKSLPLIKYLQKHRCLVVLNNIHNLFSSGELAGKYKLGYEDYRTLFKQIKELSHQSCLLLMGWEQPRIVTEVKCENSVIRTLQLTGLDIVAVREIFRDYGLVEIDDIEEIIQRYQGNPFWLKSIANLIQELGGCATEVLLNETLLLPEEVKESLQQQCDRLSETEKQVLSLLVAENNPVNLVKLLENSRILSSDLLNSIQSLLRRCLIEQQGNCYTILPLIKQYLASLNQLYK, encoded by the coding sequence ATGGATCTCAAAGAAGTGTTAAAAGTAGCTGATAAAATAGTATTTGCTAAAACGGGCCAGCATCTTGATGATTTAGAAGAGGCGGTACTGCGGGGAACACTGGAACGGGAGACATACAAACAAATTGCTAAGGATTTTGATTGTTCTGAAAGTAATGTGAGAAATACGGGGTCAAAATTATGGCAGATTTTTTCAGAGGAGCTAGGGGAAGATATTAGTAAATCGAATTTTCGAGCCGCGATGGAGAGGTTACAAAACGCTAATTTTTTCAACTTTGGACAAACTGTTAATCATAGTTTTAATATTTGTGGAGAAAGTAGACATCCGCCAGATATACCCAACTCCTATCAGCAAAATGAGAATAGTTATAATACTAAACAATCTAAAAACCAATGTTATGATTTAAGCGAAATGCCTGATTTGGGTGCTTTTTATGGTCGCACGCCTGAATTAGAAACCTTGACAAATTGGATTTTACAACAACGCTGTCGTTTGATTGCCATTACGGGTATTAGTGGGATAGGGAAAACGGCGTTAACGGTGCAATTGGTTCAACAAATTAAACATGAATTTGAGTTTGTAATTTGGTGTAATCTTGACTCATCGCCGACTTTAGCAGACTTTCAAACTAACTTAATCGAATTTTTTTCGCAGTCAGAAGAACTAGATTTATCAGCACCTCATCCGAAATCTTTACCTCTAATCAAATATTTGCAAAAGCATCGCTGTTTAGTGGTTTTGAATAATATTCACAATCTTTTTAGTAGTGGAGAATTAGCGGGAAAATATAAACTCGGATATGAAGACTATCGAACTTTATTTAAACAGATTAAAGAGTTATCTCATCAAAGTTGTTTATTGTTAATGGGTTGGGAACAACCTCGAATTGTAACTGAGGTTAAATGCGAAAATTCTGTAATTCGGACTTTACAATTGACAGGTTTAGATATTGTTGCTGTAAGGGAAATATTTAGAGATTATGGGTTAGTTGAAATTGATGATATTGAGGAAATCATTCAACGTTATCAAGGCAATCCCTTCTGGTTAAAAAGTATAGCAAATTTGATCCAAGAGTTGGGAGGATGTGCAACTGAGGTATTATTGAATGAGACGCTATTGTTACCCGAAGAGGTGAAGGAGAGTTTGCAGCAACAGTGCGATCGCTTATCGGAGACAGAAAAACAAGTGCTGTCTTTATTGGTAGCCGAAAACAATCCAGTTAATTTAGTTAAATTGTTAGAAAATAGCCGAATTCTCTCATCAGATTTACTCAACTCCATTCAATCTTTATTACGACGTTGTTTAATCGAACAACAAGGTAATTGTTATACTATTTTACCTTTAATTAAGCAATATCTAGCTAGTTTAAATCAGTTGTACAAATAG
- the upp gene encoding uracil phosphoribosyltransferase, protein MYPNVTIIQHPLIQHKLTLMRREETSTAKFRQLLREISMLLAYEITRDLPLRKQSIKTPLGPMEAPILASEKKMVIVSIMRAGQGILDGILELIPSARVGHIGLYRDPRTFIPIEYYFRLPDDIEEREVLVVDPMIATGNTAVAAIQRLKQTNPLSLKFLCLIASPEGIEHFHSYHPEVPLYTAAIDDHLDEHGYIIPGLGDAGDRLFGTK, encoded by the coding sequence ATGTATCCAAACGTTACGATTATTCAACATCCTCTAATTCAACATAAACTCACCTTGATGCGACGGGAAGAAACCAGTACCGCCAAGTTTCGTCAATTGTTGCGAGAAATTAGTATGTTATTGGCTTATGAAATTACGCGAGATTTACCCCTCCGTAAACAATCCATTAAAACCCCTTTAGGCCCGATGGAAGCGCCGATTTTAGCCTCCGAGAAAAAAATGGTTATTGTTTCAATTATGCGGGCAGGTCAGGGAATTTTAGATGGTATTTTAGAATTAATTCCTTCAGCGCGAGTCGGCCATATTGGCTTATATCGAGATCCCCGAACCTTTATTCCAATTGAATATTATTTTAGATTACCTGATGATATCGAAGAACGAGAAGTTTTAGTTGTTGATCCCATGATTGCTACTGGAAATACAGCCGTTGCAGCTATCCAAAGATTGAAACAAACAAACCCTTTATCCCTGAAATTTCTGTGCTTAATTGCTTCACCAGAAGGTATTGAGCATTTCCATTCTTATCATCCCGAAGTTCCCTTGTATACGGCTGCTATTGATGATCATCTCGATGAACATGGATATATTATTCCGGGTTTAGGAGATGCAGGCGATCGCTTATTTGGAACAAAATAA
- a CDS encoding phospholipase D-like domain-containing protein, with protein MFLPNSYDYSNLPNRKTPDLDLRSFSQFDTRLAHCQKCLAIQPNLQRNQQKQIFCPTCGIQYIVNSPEPAKVIQTYFRDKNLYFNDNNLDIEHLKQLGAIAQRLNTDPDYPLMAGLLKAMSLAKKFIHFTSLGISHQFLGALKLTSQQIPVKGIVSLTSSQTYLLPELSNYTHESPKLEIKPMCETIFNWDIIPHQKLIVIDGLIAFKGSANLTVTAWRKAERNLEEIEVITNMDEVIYLHNRYFSTVWADFSSDGKAIMIDYDNLEDMAA; from the coding sequence ATGTTTTTACCCAACAGCTACGATTATTCTAATTTACCTAACCGTAAAACACCCGATCTTGATCTGCGTAGCTTCTCTCAATTTGACACCCGTTTGGCTCACTGTCAAAAGTGTTTAGCCATTCAACCGAACTTACAACGCAACCAACAAAAACAAATTTTCTGCCCAACTTGTGGAATTCAATATATTGTCAATAGTCCTGAACCTGCAAAAGTAATTCAAACTTATTTCCGAGATAAAAATCTCTACTTTAATGATAACAATCTTGATATTGAGCATTTGAAGCAATTAGGAGCGATCGCACAACGCCTTAATACTGACCCCGATTATCCCCTCATGGCAGGTTTATTAAAAGCAATGAGTCTGGCTAAAAAGTTTATCCATTTTACTAGCCTTGGAATTAGTCATCAATTTTTAGGCGCATTAAAATTAACATCCCAACAGATTCCAGTTAAAGGTATTGTTTCGTTAACCTCTAGTCAAACTTATCTATTACCCGAATTATCTAACTATACCCATGAAAGCCCAAAGTTAGAGATTAAACCCATGTGTGAAACTATTTTTAATTGGGATATAATTCCCCATCAAAAACTAATTGTTATCGATGGATTAATAGCTTTTAAAGGCAGTGCAAATTTAACCGTGACAGCTTGGAGAAAAGCCGAAAGAAATTTAGAAGAAATTGAAGTAATCACGAATATGGATGAAGTAATTTATCTTCATAATCGCTATTTTTCAACCGTTTGGGCTGATTTTAGTTCTGATGGAAAAGCCATTATGATTGATTACGATAACCTTGAGGATATGGCAGCTTAA
- a CDS encoding alpha/beta fold hydrolase, with protein sequence MTVATNLNKTLISVNGVEHYCEWVTTGNSKPGSKPVMVFIHGWGGSGRYWESTAEALSDQFDCLIYDLRGFGRTNLPLAVTDTGASERYELIEYAEDLYTLLDQLNLDTIYLNAHSMGGSIALLFLNRYPQRVKQAILTCSGIFEYDEKTFNAFHKFSRYVVMFRPKWLSLIPGVDKMFMARFLHRPIPKPLSQAFLEDFLLADFDAAYGTVLTSVCKEATEWLPEEFKKLTVPTLLIAGEHDQIIPAEMGRQAAALNPKVQLAILKDTAHFPMLEDPETYLQNVRQFLNAVDG encoded by the coding sequence ATGACTGTAGCCACAAATCTAAATAAAACCTTAATTTCTGTGAATGGTGTCGAGCATTACTGCGAGTGGGTGACAACAGGTAATTCTAAACCGGGTTCAAAACCCGTGATGGTATTTATTCATGGTTGGGGCGGTTCAGGACGATATTGGGAAAGTACCGCCGAAGCCTTATCAGATCAATTTGATTGTTTAATATATGATTTACGCGGGTTTGGACGCACAAATTTACCCCTAGCGGTAACGGATACAGGCGCATCAGAGCGTTATGAATTAATTGAATATGCTGAAGATTTATATACGTTATTAGATCAATTAAATTTAGATACAATTTATCTGAATGCTCACTCAATGGGGGGTTCTATTGCTTTATTATTTTTAAATCGATATCCCCAACGAGTCAAACAAGCGATTTTAACCTGTAGTGGCATTTTTGAATATGATGAAAAAACCTTTAACGCCTTCCACAAATTTAGTCGTTATGTCGTCATGTTTCGCCCCAAATGGTTAAGCTTAATTCCAGGGGTTGATAAAATGTTTATGGCTCGATTTCTTCACCGTCCCATTCCTAAACCCTTAAGCCAAGCCTTTTTAGAAGATTTCTTATTAGCTGATTTTGATGCCGCTTATGGAACCGTTTTAACCTCGGTTTGTAAAGAAGCAACAGAATGGCTACCAGAAGAATTTAAAAAATTAACCGTTCCAACGTTATTAATAGCTGGAGAACATGACCAAATTATTCCCGCCGAAATGGGACGACAAGCTGCCGCTTTAAACCCTAAAGTTCAGTTAGCGATTCTCAAAGATACCGCCCATTTTCCCATGTTAGAAGATCCCGAAACCTATTTACAAAACGTCCGACAGTTTTTAAATGCGGTTGACGGTTAA